A genome region from Lytechinus pictus isolate F3 Inbred chromosome 16, Lp3.0, whole genome shotgun sequence includes the following:
- the LOC135156988 gene encoding ATP-binding cassette sub-family C member 5-like has protein sequence MMTSDTGEDGRGISNGVMTPDTGDSADEGIIISVLNLPPMSETTPPKMTATMMTTDGGANNQEEDFENNKKIHPDIKGRNGFKYTGSMKVLIPVRFKPKNEVYSPMDHSGLLSYVWISWMSSLFFKAYKKTLEYSDLGQISKYDRGDYNADRLERLWKEEVDLKGSEEKASINRVALRFVRTRQIVSAAVLVVALMASFITSVILVQRLLEYTEEEEVNLGHGIVLVVSIFLLQIIRITGDVFSRAFNCRTATRLRSGMLTMAFRKLAHLRSLKQHSVGEIVNVCANDSQRLFNVCVVGNFLISSPTLLLATLIATQFIVGTGALIGTLVTFIFFVPLQAVAGKIISNIRIKCIETIDVRVQKMNELVTYIKLIKMYAWEIPFTKTIRDLRRREKSHLEKAGMLQSFSLSNVPIIPSLASVLSIIIHISMGNSLTAAEAFTLVSLLNVCRAVIGPTPFAVRMLAESTVALDRLKSIMTMEKAKPNETLEDTSTNMAEIRGGEFGWDSFSCKQDDTREDTPIETTPEDKNQNGIINVGFSSEPEIIKNGLHTAADSNGIHGQISDVKHRDCNDITNKSSSKIVPVLFDLNFDLKKGKLVGICGPVGSGKSSLINAILGQMEKVKGSCKVRGTFAYAAQEAWIFNATVQENILFGSPMDQERYAMVLEVCSLKQDLAILTNGDQTEIGERGINLSGGQKQRVSLARAVYADHDVYLLDDPLSAVDAHVGEHIFKKCIKGALSNKTILFVTHQLQYLQDCDSVAVMMDGHIREQGTHSELMTQKGEYDRLITTHCRRLEDIVEETEDEEEDDDDEVFLCPPQAKREHRRISSTTVAHNTNRRRISSTSISNFLKKPVLTRTRSSTSSISSFSSFDDGNINIDQEGHLTTSEERSHGSPSGEDYLGYINAMGGFFALFSILFTYIVVIGMLTVNNWWLAYWIEKSNNRPYNETVDGEAPTLVNDPNLWFYMLVYGGTLLLIFIVAAFKSVIYMKFTLNASSSLHDNLFRSVIRSPVSFFDTTPTGRILNRFSKDIDELDVMLPINMEMSLNYLLTIVASLITISIVFPYFICAVIPVALVFALIMVFYRKGVNDLKQLENLSRSPWFSHIGSTAMGLPTIHAYGKTNDVITKFVDLLNTNAYPLMLFRMANRWAGARLELLVIFVVTITNLLVVLYHGKIPPSTAGFAVSYAMQLTGMFQLTMNMLTDTEARFFSAQRIMQYIRDLKPEASETTQTSRPEKEWPSQGEIRFHHFRMRYRENLPLVLKNVTCSIRGGERIGIVGRTGSGKSSLSVALFRLVEGCDKGSISIDGVDISGLGLFDLRSKMSIIPQDPVLFIGTVRYNLDPFGEKSDSDLWQALEKAYLKEKISSLEGSLEAPVTEGGDNFSVGERQLMCMARALLRNSKILFLDEATAAIDTETDSLIQQTIRTAFSDCTTLTIAHRLNTVLDSDKILVMKDGMVAEFDSPGALRANPKSLFSGMLSAIAAETQDT, from the exons aaATGAAGTATATTCCCCGATGGATCACTCCGGGCTTCTATCGTACGTATGGATATCGTGGATGTCTTCTCTCTTCTTCAAAGCTTATAAAAAGACGCTGGAATATTCCGATCTGGGACAGATCTCGAAGTATGACAGGGGCGACTATAATGCTGACAG ACTTGAAAGACTCTGGAAGGAAGAGGTTGATTTGAAGGGGAGTGAAGAAAAAGCATCCATCAATAGAGTAGCCCTTCGATTCGTAAGAACAAGACAGATCGTATCAGCTGCCGTGCTAGTCGTCGCTCTTATGGCATCTTTTATCACTTCT GTAATCCTTGTACAAAGATTACTTGAGTACACCGAAGAAGAGGAGGTAAATCTCGGGCACGGCATCGTTCTCGTTGTCTCCATCTTTCTCCTCCAGATCATCAGGATCACAGGTGATGTCTTTTCAAGAGCGTTCAACTGTAGGACAGCCACACGACTTCGAAGTGGGATGCTGACTATGGCGTTTCGCAAGTTGGCACATCTAAGGAGTCTGAAGCAGCACAGTGTTGGAGAG ATTGTGAATGTCTGTGCCAATGATAGCCAACGTCTCTTCAACGTCTGTGTGGTGGGGAACTTCTTAATCTCCTCGCCGACTTTACTCCTCGCAACCCTCATCGCAACTCAATTCATTGTCGGAACGGGGGCGTTGATCGGGACACTGGTAACATTCATCTTCTTCGTGCCTCTTCAG GCGGTCGCAGGCAAGATCATCTCGAACATCAGGATTAAGTGTATCGAGACCATCGATGTCCGCGTCCAGAAGATGAACGAGCTGGTGACTTACATTAAACTCATCAAAATGTATGCTTGGGAAATACCTTTTACCAAGACAATAAGAG atctacgCCGCCGAGAAAAGTCGCATTTAGAAAAAGCGGGAATGTTACAAAGCTTCAGTCTGTCGAATGTTCCCATCATTCCAAGTCTCGCTTCGGTCTTGTCTATCATCATCCACATCTCTATGGGAAACTCACTCACCGCAGCTGAG GCTTTTACACTGGTGTCACTTCTGAATGTTTGTCGAGCTGTAATTGGTCCTACTCCTTTCGCTGTCCGTATGCTGGCTGAATCTACAGTAGCACTAGATAGACTTAAG TCAATTATGACCATGGAAAAGGCCAAACCGAATGAGACGCTTGAGGATACGAGTACAAACATGGCGGAAATCAGAGGAGGAGAATTTGGATGGGATTCCTTTTCATGTAAACAAGATGACACGCGAGAGGATACACCGATAGAAACCACTCCCGAAGATAAAAATCAGAATGGAATTATCAACGTGGGCTTTAGCTCTGAACCAG AAATAATCAAGAATGGACTACACACTGCTGCTGATTCAAATGGGATTCATGGGCAGATATCTGACGTCAAACATCGCGATTGCAATGACATCACCAATAAATCCTCAAGTAAAATTGTACCTGTCCTTTTCGACTTGAACTTTGACCTCAAAAAG GGGAAGTTGGTTGGTATATGCGGACCCGTCGGTAGCGGCAAGTCCTCATTGATCAACGCCATCTTAGGTCAGATGGAGAAGGTCAAGGGCTCTTGCAAGGTCAGGGGGACATTTGCTTACGCTGCCCAGGAGGCCTGGATCTTCAATGCAACGGTCCAGGAGAACATTCTCTTTGGCTCTCCGATGGATCAGGAACGGTACGCCATGGTCTTGGAGGTCTGTAGCCTCAAACAGGATCTTGCGATCTTGACTAATGGAGACCAAACAGAG ATAGGTGAGCGTGGGATCAATTTGAGTGGCGGTCAGAAGCAGAGGGTCAGTCTTGCTCGGGCTGTGTATGCTGATCATGATGTTTATCTTCTTGATGATCCGCTGAGTGCAGTAGATGCCCATGTCGGAGAACACATCTTCAAGAAATGCATAAAGGGCGCCTTGAGCAACAAAACTATTCTTTTCGTCACACACCAGCTCCag TACTTACAAGACTGTGATTCTGTAGCCGTAATGATGGACGGACACATCAGGGAACAGGGGACGCACAGCGAACTGATGACACAGAAAGGAGAGTATGACAGACTTATCACCACTCACTGCAGGAGACTGGAAGACATAGTCGAAGAAACGGAAGAcgaggaagaagatgatgatgacgaagtgTTCCTCTGCCCTCCTCAAGCCAAAAG GGAGCACAGACGAATATCGTCTACCACTGTAGCACACAACACTAACCGTAGACGGATATCATCTACCAGCATCAGTAACTTTTTAAAGAAACCAGTGCTCACACGAACCAGATCATCGACATCTAGTATCAGCAGCTTCAGCAGCTTCGATGATGGTAACATCAACATTGACCAGGAAG GACATCTGACCACATCAGAAGAACGATCCCACGGTTCACCTTCGGGAGAAGACTACCTTGGTTACATCAATGCCATGGGAGGCTTCTTCGCTCTTTTCTCAATCCTCTTCACTTACATCGTCGTGATAGGAATGCTGACAGTAAATAACTGGTGGCTAGCTTATTGGATTGAAAAGAGTAACAACCGACCg TATAATGAGACGGTAGACGGGGAAGCCCCAACTTTAGTGAACGATCCTAACCTCTGGTTCTACATGCTGGTGTATGGAGGAACCCTGCTTCTAATATTTATCGTAGCCGCCTTTAAGAGTGTTATCTACATGAAG TTTACATTAAACGCGTCATCCTCGTTACATGATAATCTATTTCGATCGGTCATTCGAAGTCCAGTCAGCTTTTTTGATACCACCCCTACCGGACGAATTCTAAATAGATTCTCCAAAGACATAGATGAAC TCGATGTCATGCTCCCAATCAACATGGAGATGAGCCTGAACTATCTCCTTACGATCGTCGCATCGTTGATCACCATCTCCATCGTCTTCCCGTATTTCATCTGCGCCGTCATCCCTGTCGCCCTCGTCTTCGCCCTCATCATGGTCTTCTACCGCAAGGGCGTCAACGACCTCAAGCAGTTGGAGAACCTGAGTCGATCACCTTGGTTTTCCCACATTGGATCTACCGCTATGGGTCTACCCACCATTCACGCCTATGGAAAGAccaatgacgtcattacgaa attcGTTGATCTTCTGAACACGAATGCTTACCCTCTGATGCTGTTCAGGATGGCAAACCGTTGGGCTGGAGCAAGACTTGAGcttcttgttatttttgtagTCACCATTACGAATCTTCTGGTTGTTCTCTATCACGGAAAGATACCGCCCTCAACGGCTGGTTTTGCTGTCTCCTACGCAATGCAG CTTACAGGAATGTTCCAACTTACAATGAATATGCTGACTGATACGGAAGCACGCTTCTTCTCTGCTCAAAGGATAATGCAATACATTAGG GATCTCAAACCTGAGGCCTCAGAGACCACCCAGACGAGTAGGCCAGAAAAAGAGTGGCCGAGCCAAGGAGAGATTCGATTCCATCACTTCCGGATGAGATACCGGGAGAACCTACCATTGGTCCTCAAGAATGTCACCTGTAGCATCCGAGGAGGAGAGAGGATCGGCATCGTGGGAAGGACTGGATCGG GGAAGTCGTCTTTAAGCGTCGCCTTGTTTCGTCTGGTTGAAGGATGTGATAAAGGCTCGATATCCATCGACGGGGTGGACATATCAGGACTTGGTTTATTTGATCTTAGGTCTAAGATGTCCATCATTCCCCAAGATCCAGTTCTATTTATTGGTACAGTCAG ATACAATTTGGACCCTTTCGGTGAAAAGAGCGACAGTGATCTATGGCAAGCACTTGAAAAGGCCTACTTGAAAGAGAAG ATTAGCTCGCTGGAGGGTAGTCTTGAGGCACCCGTCACTGAAGGAGGAGACAATTTCTCGGTTGGTGAGAGGCAGCTGATGTGTATGGCGAGGGCGTTGCTTCGGAATAGCAAG ATATTGTTCTTGGACGAGGCAACAGCAGCAATCGACACAGAAACGGATAGCTTGATCCAACAAACAATAAGAACAGCGTTTAGTGACTGCACCACCCTTACTATAGCCCATCGGCTGAATACAGTACTAGACTCAGATAAGATTCTAGTTATGAAAGATGGAATG GTTGCAGAGTTCGATTCTCCGGGAGCTCTCCGTGCAAACCCCAAATCCCTCTTCAGCGGAATGTTATCCGCAATAGCAGCTGAAACTCAGGACACCTAG